GGGAAAGAGGGGAGTCGCTGGGTGTAAACAAATACCTAGTTAAATCGCAGGTAACGCTCGAAGATGTTGTAGCAGCTGTTAAGCAATCGGTTGCCCAGCAGGGTGAAGGCCAGAACAAGCCGCAAGCCCAGCCGCCTAAATAGCTCTCACCAGGCTTACGTGCGCGTTCTCGGTTATAATTATGTTAATCTAGATGCCTGATGAGTTTTATTGCAACAGCTTTATTAGTTTTAGCTAGCACGCTAGCGCCAGTAGCCGCCTTGCCACCGGAGCTTAATCATGAGCTAGTCCAGGCCAGCGCCGGCCTGGAGGAAAAAGCCCTGCCGAGCCCAACCACTGCCACCACACCTGTGCCGGTTAAGTCGGGCACGGAGCCGCTGCAGCTTGGGGCCGCCAGTGTGTACGCTATAGACGTGCAGACCGGGCAGGCCTTATTTGGCAAGCAGCCTAACGACAAACGTGCGATCGCCTCGGTAACTAAGATGGCCACCGCTCTGGCTATTATTAAACGTCACGATCTAAAAAAGACCGTAACTATTCCGCCGCTGCCGGCCTACAAGCCAGAGGATCACATTATTGGTCTAAAGCCAGGGCAGCAGTTCACCATGGGCGATCTGCTAGCGGCCCTGCTGGTAGCCTCAGCCAATGACGCAGCCGACGCGCTGGCCATTATAGACAGCGGATCGCAGGAGGCTTTTGCCGATACCATGAATACCGTACCCAAGCAGTGGGGAGTAGAGGGCACCAACTTTAATAACCCTTCCGGACTGGTAGATGAGGGCAACTATGCCACTGCTAAATCGCTGGCGCAGATGGGCGGGCTTTTAATTCAAAACCAGACTGCCCGCAGCTTAGTAGGCACCCGCCAGCAAGCCATCTACGCTGCAAGTGGCCAGCGCTACGATCTAGCGACCACCGATCAGCTTCTGGCCGGAGGTAAGTTTAAGGGCATTAAGACCGGCTACACGCCGGCTGCCGGGCAGTGCTTTGTCGGTTTAACCGAAACCCGTGGCCATGAGGTAATTACGGTTGTTCTAGGCAGCACCGACCGCTTTGGTGAGACGGCCAAACTGGCCGGGTGGATAGAGAGGAATTACACATGGCAGTAACTCCGCTGGTAGCGATTGTAGGCCGCCCTAACGTCGGCAAATCTAGTCTGTTTAATAGATTGGTTGGCCAGCGCCAGGCTATAACCCACGAGCAAGCCGGTACCACGCGCGACCCGAATTATGGGTACGTCAGCTGGGGGAAGAAGCATTTTCTGGCAGTCGATACGGCGGGACTGCAGAAGGGTAAGGGCGAGATGGAAGCTAAGGTGCAAGACCAAGTTGCCTCAGTAGCCGACATTGCCGACCTGTTTGTAGTGGCGGTAGATGCCGGTACCATGATCACTGATGCCGATCGCCAGGCCGCAAAGCTAGCACTAAAAACCGGCAAGCCGGTGATTCTGGCTATTAATAAGATCGATACTGCAGGTGCAGGGCTGGGCGATAGCTTTAACCGCCTGGGAATCCGCGAAATGATAGAAACCTCAGCCATTCACGGTCGGGGGTCGGGCGATCTCTTGGATGCAATTTCCGCGCACCTGCCAGAAGGTCGGGCGCCAGAGCCAGAAGACAAAATCACCTTAGCACTACTTGGGCGCCCTAATGTCGGTAAATCGAGCCTGCTAAACAGCTTGGTTG
The sequence above is a segment of the Candidatus Dormiibacterota bacterium genome. Coding sequences within it:
- a CDS encoding serine hydrolase, with the translated sequence MSFIATALLVLASTLAPVAALPPELNHELVQASAGLEEKALPSPTTATTPVPVKSGTEPLQLGAASVYAIDVQTGQALFGKQPNDKRAIASVTKMATALAIIKRHDLKKTVTIPPLPAYKPEDHIIGLKPGQQFTMGDLLAALLVASANDAADALAIIDSGSQEAFADTMNTVPKQWGVEGTNFNNPSGLVDEGNYATAKSLAQMGGLLIQNQTARSLVGTRQQAIYAASGQRYDLATTDQLLAGGKFKGIKTGYTPAAGQCFVGLTETRGHEVITVVLGSTDRFGETAKLAGWIERNYTWQ